Within Marinilabiliales bacterium, the genomic segment TCTGCAGAAATTCGACATGGGGCTTCAGCAGGAGTTTCAGTGCGAACAGAATATCATCGTTATCATCTACAGCAAGGATTTTGCCTATTTTGTCATCCATGGTACCAGAGGTATTGGTTATTCATCGTCAGCCGGATCAGGCATTATGATACAAGTCCATTATTACCGGCTTTGCACATGTAAATATAATACTATTATGAATCTTCCCGGCCGGTGACGGTATAAAAATGTCCGGTTTCGTACTGCACCTGTCTCAATACCGTACACTTTTCCGGTAATGGAGTTTATGGCATTGTGGTTAAAGCGCATAAAGACAGTACTGTATGTTGTTTGGCATAATTAGTGAAACATAATTGCCGGAACATTTAAATCGTACAATAATGAGCATGGACCGCAAAATAGAGAACAAGGGAAAAAAGTGGAGGAGGCTGGCATGGATATCTGTCTCGGCAGTTTTGGCAGTTCTGGTTTTTTACCAGATTGTTTTCGGGGATAAGAGTTCGCGTCTGAACGTCGAAATAGACAAGATTACTGTTGAGCAGGTGAGGGAGGAGGCCTTTCTTGACTTTATTGCAGTTATCGGTACTGTTGAGCCGATACAAACCATATTTCTTGATGCTACCGAGGGAGGACGGGTTGAGGAGATATACCGCAGGGAGGGGGGAATGGTAGAAGTGGATGAACCGCTTGCGAGACTTTCCAACACTACCCTGCTGCTTGATATTTCAAACCATGAGACCAATTATGCCCGTACGGTCAATGATATGAGAATGTTCAGGGTGCAGCTTGAGCAGCAGAACCTCTCCTACAGGAATCAGTTGCTGGAGCTGGAGCTGGCACTGCGCCAGCATGAACGCCGGTACAGGAACAACAAGGTGCTGATGGAGCAGAACCATATCTCAAGGGAAGATTACGAGATATCAAAGGAACAGTACGAAATTTCAAGAAGAAGACTTGACCTTTACAGGGAAAGCTACGAGCATGATTCTATTTACAGGCTGTTACAGATTGATGCGATGGAGACGTCACTCCGTAACATGGAGGAGAACATGAGGCTTGTTTATCAGCGTCTTGAAGCAATGGAGCTGAGGGCGCCGGTATATGGTGAACTGGCAACCCTTAACCTTGAGATCGGCCAGATGGTGAACAGGGGTGAACGCCTGGGGCGCATAAACATACTTGACTCCTACAAGCTTCGTGTAGAAATAGACGAACATTATATATCGAGGGTGACGCAGGGCCTGAAAGGCGATTTTGAATTTGCCGGGAGCAGGTACGACCTGGTTATCACCCGTATTTATCCAGAGGTGCAGGCCGGCCGTTTTTCGGTCGATATGGAGTTTGTGAACGGGGTGCCCGACCAGCTGCGCATAGGCCAGACCTTCCGTATACGTCTTGAGCTGGGTGAGTCGCGGACTGCCATACTGATACCCAGGGGTGGTTTTTACCAGAGTACAGGCGGACAGTGGGTCTATGTGGTCGATCCATCCGGGTCATACGCAATCAGGAGAGATATACGGATAGGCAGGCAGAACCCCCGCTTCTATGAGGTGCTTGAAGGCCTTTATCCCGGTGAAAGGGTTATAGTATCCAGCTACGACAACTTTGGTAATGTGGACAGGCTGGTTCTGAGATGATGATATTCAGCAATAACTAAAAAAACAGAATACAACAATTATTAAAACCTTAAGTCATGATAAAAACAAATGAATTGGTAAAGGTCTTCAGGACCGATGAGGTTGAGACCACTGCTCTCAACAGGGTCAGCCTGGAAATTGGCAACGGGGAGTTTGTTGCCATAATGGGCCCCTCCGGGTGCGGTAAGTCAACCCTGCTGAACATAGTCGGGTTACTTGACAATCCGTCGTCAGGAGAACTCTGGTTCAACGATACAGAAGTATCCAAATACACTGAGAGGCAACGAACCAATATGCGCAAGTCAAACATAGGGTTTGTTTTCCAGAGTTTTAACCTTATTGACGAGCTTACGGTGTTCGAGAATGTCGAGCTGCCTCTTCTTTATCTGAATGTGCCTTCGGGTGAAAGGAGGAAAAAGG encodes:
- a CDS encoding HlyD family efflux transporter periplasmic adaptor subunit, which translates into the protein MSMDRKIENKGKKWRRLAWISVSAVLAVLVFYQIVFGDKSSRLNVEIDKITVEQVREEAFLDFIAVIGTVEPIQTIFLDATEGGRVEEIYRREGGMVEVDEPLARLSNTTLLLDISNHETNYARTVNDMRMFRVQLEQQNLSYRNQLLELELALRQHERRYRNNKVLMEQNHISREDYEISKEQYEISRRRLDLYRESYEHDSIYRLLQIDAMETSLRNMEENMRLVYQRLEAMELRAPVYGELATLNLEIGQMVNRGERLGRINILDSYKLRVEIDEHYISRVTQGLKGDFEFAGSRYDLVITRIYPEVQAGRFSVDMEFVNGVPDQLRIGQTFRIRLELGESRTAILIPRGGFYQSTGGQWVYVVDPSGSYAIRRDIRIGRQNPRFYEVLEGLYPGERVIVSSYDNFGNVDRLVLR
- a CDS encoding ABC transporter ATP-binding protein gives rise to the protein MIKTNELVKVFRTDEVETTALNRVSLEIGNGEFVAIMGPSGCGKSTLLNIVGLLDNPSSGELWFNDTEVSKYTERQRTNMRKSNIGFVFQSFNLIDELTVFENVELPLLYLNVPSGERRKKVEEVLNKMKIGHRAKHFPQQLSGGQQQRVAIARAVVTRPKLILADEPTGNLDSANGEEVMNLLGELNGEGTTIVMVTHSPSDAEKAHRIVQLFDGHIVTENVKKLL